In Gossypium hirsutum isolate 1008001.06 chromosome D06, Gossypium_hirsutum_v2.1, whole genome shotgun sequence, one genomic interval encodes:
- the LOC107901177 gene encoding protein phosphatase 1 regulatory inhibitor subunit PPP1R7 homolog: MQNQNEPPVEANPDQDDQTVEIDLSSITILDLTSFQLPDLDLVELPPNLIDLDLTTNRLSNLDSRIANLINLRKLSFRQNLFNDAAIEPISSWESLTGLEELILRDNKLTKIPDVGIFKKLLVFDVSFNEITSLQGLSKASSTIKELYVSKNEVTKMEEIDHLHELQILELGSNRLRVMENLQNFTKLQELWLGRNRIKVINLCGLSCIKKISLQSNRLTSMIGLEECNALEEIYLSHNGIAKMEGLSKLVNLRVLDVSSNKLTSVDDIQNLTRLEDLWLNDNRIESLEDIAEGVSGSREKLTTIYLENNPCAQSPNYNATLKQIFPNIQQIDSEVFA, encoded by the exons ATGCAAAACCAGAACGAACCACCAGTAGAAGCCAACCCGGACCAAGATGATCAAACCGTGGAGATTGATTTATCCTCCATCACCATTCTCGATCTTACCAGCTTCCAGCTCCCCGATCTCGACTTGGTGGAATTGCCGCCAAATCTCATCGATTTGGACCTGACAACGAACCGCTTATCGAATTTGGACTCTCGGATTGCGAACCTCATCAATCTCAGAAAGCTTTCTTTTCGACAGAATCTCTTCAACGATGCTGCTATCGAGCCAATCTCCAGCTGGGAATCGTTAACTGGTCTTGAG GAGTTAATACTTAGGGATAATAAACTGACGAAAATACCAGATGTGGGTATATTCAAGAAGCTCTTAGTTTTTGATGTTTCTTTCAATGAAATCACTTCATTACAAGGATTGTCGAAGGCCTCCAGCACAATCAAGGAACTCTATGTCTCCAAAAATGAAGTTACTAAGATGGAGGAGATTGACCACTTGCATGAGTTGCAAATCCTTGAACTTGGTTCTAACAGATTACGG GTGATGgaaaatttgcaaaattttacaAAGTTACAAGAACTGTGGCTAGGAAGAAACCGAATTAAAGTGATCAACCTTTGTGGGCTTAGCTGCATCAAGAAGATTAGCTTGCAAAGTAACCGGTTAACATCTATGATAGGGTTGGAG GAATGCAATGCCCTAGAAGAAATATACTTGAGCCACAATGGTATTGCAAAAATGGAAGGCCTATCAAAATTGGTCAACCTCCGAGTATTAGATGTTTCATCAAATAAGCTAACATCAGTCGATGATATTCAGAACTTAACAAG GTTGGAAGACTTGTGGCTCAATGACAACCGAATAGAATCTCTTGAGGACATAGCTGAGGGTGTTTCTGGTTCAAGAGAAAAGCTCACTACTATCTACCTTGAAAATAATCCATGT GCGCAGTCTCCTAACTACAATGCTACCCTGAAACAAATTTTCCCCAATATTCAGCAAATCGATTCTGAGGTATTTGCTTAA